A single Triticum dicoccoides isolate Atlit2015 ecotype Zavitan chromosome 2A, WEW_v2.0, whole genome shotgun sequence DNA region contains:
- the LOC119357319 gene encoding chitinase 2-like, which yields MRGPRRVAAILAIVLAAALATAARAQQCGSQAGGATCPNCLCCSRFGYCGSTSDYCGAGCQSQCSGCGPTPPGPSPGGGVSSIISQGGHGPGRDIFQQFLLHSNQCTDAGGFYTYDAFLAAAAAFPAFGTTGSTETRKQEVAAFFGQTSHETTGGWATAPDGPYSWGYCYKRELGSPPDYCQPSSEWPCAQGRQYYGRGPIMLSWNYNYGPAGRAIGVDLLNNPDLVATDATVSFETALWFWMTPQANKPSSHTVITGQWTPTAADNAAGRVSGYGVITNIINGGLECGRGQDSRVADRIGFYQRYCNILGVGCGSNLDCYNQRPFVEGLLIQQVTQ from the exons ATGAGAGGCCCGAGGAGGGTGGCGGCCATCCTGGCCATCGTCCTGGCGGCGGCGCTCGCTACGGCGGCCCGCGCCCAGCAGTGTGGCTCGCAGGCCGGCGGCGCGACGTGCCCGAACTGCCTCTGCTGCAGCCGCTTCGGTTACTGTGGCAGCACCTCCGACTACTGCGGAGCCGGCTGCCAGAGCCAGTGCAGCGGCTGCGGCCCCACTCCTCCTGGACCCAGCCCTGGCGGGGGCGTGTCGTCCATCATCtctcagggtggacacggtccgggccg GgacatcttccagcagttcctgctCCACAGCAACCAATGCACAGATGCCGGCGGGTTCTACACGTACGACGCATTCCTGGCCGCGGCCGCCGCGTTCCCGGCCTTCGGCACCACGGGGAGCACCGAgacgcggaagcaggaggtggcagccTTCTTCGGGCAGACCTCCCACGAGACCACCGGCGGGTGGGCCACCGCACCCGACGGCCCCTACTCCTGGGGATATTGCTACAAGCGGGAGCTGGGCTCACCGCCCGACTACTGCCAGCCATCGTCGGAGTGGCCGTGCGCGCAAGGAAGGCAGTACTACGGCCGCGGCCCCATCATGCTCTCCTGGAACTACAACTACGGCCCCGCGGGGCGCGCCATTGGCGTGGACCTGCTCAACAACCCGGACCTGGTGGCGACCGATGCCACGGTGTCGTTCGAGACGGCGTTGTGGTTCTGGATGACGCCGCAAGCGAACAAGCCGTCATCCCACACCGTGATCACGGGCCAGTGGACGCCAACGGCTGCCGACAACGCGGCGGGAAGGGTGTCTGGCTATGgcgtcatcaccaacatcatcaacggcgggctcgagtgcggcaggGGGCAGGACAGCCGTGTTGCCGACCGGATCGGGTTCTACCAGCGCTACTGCAACATCCTTGGCGTCGGCTGCGGAAGCAACCTCGACTGCTACAACCAGAGGCCCTTCGTTGAAGGGCTTTTGATCCAGCAAGTAACGCAGTAA